From the genome of Scytonema hofmannii PCC 7110, one region includes:
- the ilvB gene encoding biosynthetic-type acetolactate synthase large subunit, translated as MRPPSVSQGDSLSPISLPQIENQINSKVSTSPVAIPKRVTGGFALLDSLKRHGVEYIFGYPGGAILPIYDDLYKAETEGRGIKHILVRHEQGAAHAADGYARATSKVGVCFGTSGPGATNLVTGIATAYMDSIPMVIVTGQVARPAIGTDAFQETDIYGITLPIVKHSYVVRDPRDMARIVAEAFHIASTGRPGPVLIDVPKDVALEEFDYESVEPGSVKLPGYRPTVKGNPRQVSAAIQLIRESRRPLLYVGGGAITSGAYSEIKRLAELFNIPVTTTLMGLGAFDEHHPLSLGMLGMHGTAYANFAVSDCDLLICVGARFDDRVTGKLDEFASRAKVIHIDIDPAEVGKNRVPEVPIVGDVKTVLQDLLRRCKENTPNQTQEWLTLINRWKEEYPLEVPHHSDSISPQEVIAEVGRQAPDAIFTTDVGQHQMWAAQFLKAGPRRWISSSGLGTMGFGVPAAMGAKVAYPDRQVICISGDASFQMNLQELGTLAQYGINVKTVIINNGWQGMVRQWQQAFYGERYSCSNMEVGMPDIEFLAKAYGIKGMVIQNHDELKDAIAEMLAYDGPVVVNAHVTRDENCYPMVAPGKSNAQMVGLRRQPQKASLEPIYCSNCGAKNQPNNNFCPECGTKL; from the coding sequence GTGCGTCCACCAAGTGTCTCCCAAGGAGATTCGCTTTCCCCAATTTCTCTTCCGCAAATAGAAAATCAAATTAACTCAAAGGTTTCTACATCGCCAGTCGCGATACCCAAACGTGTAACTGGTGGTTTTGCCCTGCTTGACAGCCTGAAGCGTCATGGCGTGGAATATATTTTTGGTTATCCTGGTGGTGCTATTCTCCCGATTTACGATGATTTGTATAAAGCAGAAACTGAAGGTCGTGGGATCAAGCACATTCTGGTGAGACACGAACAAGGAGCTGCACATGCGGCTGACGGTTATGCTCGTGCGACAAGCAAAGTAGGAGTCTGCTTTGGAACATCCGGTCCTGGAGCAACCAATTTAGTCACCGGCATTGCTACCGCCTACATGGACTCCATCCCCATGGTGATTGTAACGGGACAAGTCGCTCGTCCGGCGATCGGCACAGATGCGTTCCAAGAAACTGATATCTACGGAATTACCCTACCCATCGTCAAACACTCCTACGTCGTGCGCGATCCCCGCGATATGGCACGCATTGTTGCGGAAGCGTTCCACATAGCAAGTACCGGTCGTCCGGGACCTGTGTTAATTGATGTTCCCAAAGATGTCGCCTTAGAGGAATTTGACTATGAATCTGTAGAACCAGGTTCAGTGAAATTACCGGGCTACCGTCCCACCGTTAAAGGAAATCCCCGCCAAGTTAGTGCTGCAATTCAGTTAATACGTGAAAGTCGGCGTCCCTTACTGTATGTAGGTGGCGGTGCGATTACCTCTGGAGCATATTCAGAAATTAAACGCCTAGCAGAGTTATTTAATATCCCCGTCACCACAACATTAATGGGGCTGGGTGCTTTTGACGAACACCATCCCCTTTCTTTGGGAATGTTGGGAATGCACGGTACTGCTTATGCTAACTTTGCTGTCAGTGATTGTGACTTGCTGATTTGTGTTGGTGCAAGATTTGACGATCGCGTGACTGGCAAGTTAGACGAATTTGCGTCTCGTGCAAAAGTCATCCACATTGACATCGATCCCGCAGAAGTCGGGAAGAATCGCGTTCCCGAAGTCCCCATCGTTGGTGATGTCAAAACAGTATTGCAAGATTTACTGCGTCGGTGCAAGGAGAATACACCCAACCAAACTCAAGAGTGGTTGACTCTCATTAACCGTTGGAAGGAAGAGTACCCTCTAGAAGTACCCCATCATTCCGATAGCATTTCACCACAAGAAGTCATAGCAGAAGTTGGTCGCCAAGCACCCGATGCTATCTTTACCACAGATGTAGGTCAACATCAAATGTGGGCAGCGCAATTCCTGAAAGCAGGACCGCGACGTTGGATTTCCAGTTCAGGTTTGGGAACAATGGGTTTTGGCGTGCCTGCAGCGATGGGTGCTAAAGTTGCTTATCCAGATCGCCAAGTCATCTGTATTAGTGGTGATGCCAGTTTCCAAATGAACTTGCAAGAATTGGGTACGCTGGCACAGTATGGCATTAATGTCAAGACCGTAATTATTAATAACGGTTGGCAAGGAATGGTGCGCCAGTGGCAACAAGCTTTCTATGGAGAACGTTACTCATGCTCCAATATGGAAGTTGGTATGCCAGATATCGAGTTTTTGGCAAAAGCATACGGCATTAAAGGTATGGTCATTCAAAACCATGATGAGTTGAAAGATGCTATTGCTGAAATGCTCGCATATGATGGTCCAGTTGTCGTTAATGCCCATGTTACTAGAGACGAAAACTGTTATCCAATGGTAGCCCCAGGTAAGAGTAATGCTCAGATGGTAGGCTTGCGACGCCAACCTCAAAAAGCATCACTTGAGCCAATTTATTGCAGCAACTGTGGTGCTAAGAACCAGCCTAATAATAATTTCTGTCCGGAGTGCGGCACAAAGTTATAA